The Candidatus Omnitrophota bacterium nucleotide sequence GGCATATATACCGCCCGATATGGCACAGGCGCCTACGGCAATAACAAGCTTTGGCCGGGGCATGGCTCTATATGTCTTTTCAAGGGCAAGCTTCATATTATTCGTTACAGGCCCTGTGACTATAAGCCCGTCTGCATGCCTCGGGGAGGCGGTAAACTGTATTCCAAAACGCCCAAGATCATAGCTTAATGTGTTTAAAACATTTATATCAGACTCGCAGGCATTGCATCCTCCGGCGCTTACCTGCCGTAATTTAAAAGACCTGCCGAAGATATGTTTTATCCCGCTTTTTAAGGACGCTTTTTCGGCCAAAGAGCCTGCGGAAATAATAAGGTCCTGCCTTTTACGACATGCCATACGATAATCGCGACTAAACGTTACGGCCCCGTCAACGCGGTTGTTTTGACAGGCCCCGCAGAATATACACTTTCCCGAATCAAGCGTAACCTCGCCATCAACTAATCCGATAGCGCCCGAGGGGCAGACGCTGTGATAATCCTGTACGGCCCGGCTTAAATCCCGT carries:
- the nuoB gene encoding NADH-quinone oxidoreductase subunit NuoB → MFKTLRARLKQGYRTAPFPADAGILPKRYLGRPVINRRDLSRAVQDYHSVCPSGAIGLVDGEVTLDSGKCIFCGACQNNRVDGAVTFSRDYRMACRKRQDLIISAGSLAEKASLKSGIKHIFGRSFKLRQVSAGGCNACESDINVLNTLSYDLGRFGIQFTASPRHADGLIVTGPVTNNMKLALEKTYRAMPRPKLVIAVGACAISGGIYAGHGECNNGVDSIIPVDLYVPGCPPHPLTILDGLVGIMKG